The sequence AAGACAACACACAGAGCATCTTCCAGCATTTAAAAGCCATTCACAGATACTTACATTTTCCTTCATCAAAGAAGCTACAGATGTTGATTTTGAGACATCCCAAATTCGGCAAGGGCCGCTTCCAACAGATGCAAGAAATTTTCCATCAGGGCTGCATATACAACCGAAAACATTTGAGTCGAAATCCATCTACCATAAAACATATTGCTTGTAGTACTTAAACTGAAATTGGGCAATGCTATGAACCTGAAGTCTAGATCCTTCACAGAAGCATGAGCATCAGCCTGATCAAGAATATTTTCCATGCTAGGCCACTTGTAAACCCTCAACTTGCCATCCTGTACTGCACCAAAAATCAATAATCAAGATATTTATAATTTACCTGCACAAACAAGGTGATGTAATTCCATATTTCAGTCTTTATACAAGGACAGCAAGAACGAAGAAAAAACTGCCTCCTTGATCGAACAAATCAATCACGTCTCAATCCGAAACTAGATGTAATAAATATTCTCCAAATCAAACTTGACAAAAACATAAGGAATCTTTGGGGATGGAATGAAGGACTGTTCAGCATGAATCTGTCGCCTAAAATTACACAATCAAAACCACGAAGTATTATGGTCATCATTGTTCTGCAGGCTCACATTACAGTCAGAAGAAACTGATCTTAAATGTCCAATCCACACATTATCAAACATTACTGGCAATTACATAGTCAAGGAGGGATGATGTATAAACTTGGTCACACTCAGAAAATGGCTAATAACCTTTGTCAATTCCAAAATCCTTCTTTAACTCCAGAGTCAAAAAGAAACAGCAAGCGTAGAATGAGAGGGTGGCAGGAAAAAactagcatggaagttcatatttCCTGATAGAAATATATTCCTTCTTTAGttatttattactccctccgtttcattacTTGGCCCTATACCAAAAATAAAtgttccattttacttgtccaTTTTAGCAAATCTAGAAAGTTTTATTACTTTTTTCCACATACTACCCGTAGTACTAAATAACTTCctagtattcaaatttagaggtgttggagtcccacatcggtgggttaaagggtccttggtctccttatatggtcttgcgcaatcctcccctcatgagctagcttttgaggttgagttaggctcaaggtccatttctttataatggtatcagagtcaggcccacccagttcattgtttccAATGTTGGGCCCCCGTCTTATATTAtccacgctccagatgtccagccTTGGGCGTgcggggggtgttggagtcccacattggtgggttaaagggtccttggtctctttatatggtcttgggcaatcctcccctcatgagctagcttttgaggttaagTTAGGCCCaagtccatttctttatcatggtatcagagtcaagcccatcccaaatctttgttcaccgatgttaggcacccatattatattgtccacgctccagataATGAGGCCTGGGCGTGcgggggagtgttaagtatcccacattgGAAAAGGGATGAGTAATTGgcctccttatatggacttgggcaatcctcccctcgtgagctagcttttgaggttgagttaggcccaagatccattctttacaagAGGTCCAAAGCATCATTAATAAGGCTAGTTTAGTAAAGCACACCTCCAATTAAAGCTTTCTTAAGACGGGAGGGAAAAGCATCTAAGGAAAAACTTCTTAAACTGTGTACTATGAAGAGATACTAAGAAAATTCTTAGAATTGAAAAGAATTGTTTTAAGTTTTCCTTTTACTTTGCTATTAATTGCCTTCAACTGTTGATTATTTCTGAAAGAGTTTTAGTTGTTCTGGCATCTTTCTTACAATAAagaattaaaatctgaaaaggaGAAAGCCACATGGGTTCTAAAGGTAAGGTAACAATGTGGAATCCAGAACATGAGTCAAACATAGCCACTAGATATTCGTAACTAAGACTGATCAAATCTTTATCACTTAAAGATTGATGCCAAAGAATCAGGCTATAATCCTGAGTTTACTCCCTTCATTTCTACATAAAATTATAACTTGTGGGGCAGAACAAGATTTCAGAGAGGAAAACAACCCCCCTTTAAAGAGCACTTTCAGTAACCTTTACAGATTAACGCAGGGAAAACATGGGTACCACCAGCAGCGTTCCTTTGGTAATTAGTGATGCTTAGTAGTGGTGCCATAATTCATACTCAGACTATCTCCTCCTTTTCCATTACATACAATCTAACTCATAACATACAAGAATATTTTAGAgggtaaaataaataaagaccGTGTTTCCTGGTTATGTTTTTAAAGAACACTTTGTCCCACTTTTAGCAAAATACGAGAATAACCGAACCATACAAAACTGGCCTTCTAAAATGTTACATACACAATGAACAACACAGTAGTGCCTTCACGTTGAACAGTTTTCATTCAATGGCAAGCAACAACCATACTTGCATTTCAACCTGAAATAGTTTAAGGGAAGATATCTACCTCACCGCCAACAGCAAGTAAAGAACCTTCATTGTTAAAAGCTAGCGCTAATTGTTGTCCAACATCTTCCAATGGCTCAAGTACTCTCTCGGATGATTTCAGACCCAATGCACGATTTTCAGCTCTCTGAACATCCCAGTCAAACCATCTACACAGTTAGCACACTGATCAGATGCTTACCCCAAGCTAACTCGCTAAAAGTACAAACAAAAGTTCCAAGCATAATTACTGCAAGTGGTCTACTGTGGTCTGTGGACGAAGTTGCTAAAGCAACTAACCAGATAGAGGATTGAATAATCATAGAATGAACAATTTCAAAAAAAGTTGTAGACCTGATGTCAAGTGATATCACTTTAGCCTTAACTATATACGCCAACAAATGTTCTTCTAACAACTATACACTCCCCTTAGCCCATGCCACCACCCACAAGTCACAAGGTGAAGGGTGAAAAGAATGAAGAGAATACTCAACATGAACAGTAATCTAAGATGAAGAGAATACTCAACGTGAACAGTAATCTGAGCCTTCTAAGTAGATCCCATCGCACAAACTTTACCTGCAGCTTTTCGGCAATGAACATAAAAGACCGTCTCCACCTGGATGTACTGCCATCCTGTAAGGAAGATCACCGCCAGTTCCTAACCTAGCCACCTTCGACAGAACACACATTTTTAGTCAAACTGATCCAAGGAAGTGACAAAGATAATCTCTCATGTTCTTCTAATGTTTAAGGAAAACAAAAGTGAAGAACATACATGGCAATGGAATTAAAGTTAACTGACCAATCATAACACTCACTGATATATTGTTACCTTTGGATGTACTTAATAGTTTTAGCTAAGGCTCTTATTAAAAAAGAATAGTTTTATTAAGCTTAGAACATCTTAAAATGTAAATCTATAAGCACCAGAAGGAACCAGGTCTGACAAAGATAACGTGCTGCAATAAAAATAGCAAATCTGATATCTGTAGTCAACCCATCCAAGCCCCTCTCATCCTTCAGCAAGCAGGATTTAGGTTTCACCAAGAATTTCCCGAAGACAAAAGATAATTTTAATGCTCAGAAATGGCTTAATCATGTATCCCCTCCAATTCAATTTATATGGCGATGCTTGATTCGGGACAAAGTTTAAGGTATTCGTTTTGACTCATGTATCATACTGGTGGCTGTTGAAGAAAATAGTAAACTAATGATTGAAAAGTTAATTTGAACAAAAAACATCAAATTATAATGTAGAATTCAAAAAAATTAGTTGCTTCAGATTCTCGTAAGTTGTAATTCTTGTGGAAGCTTGATAGAAATAGAATAGTGTCAAACACGTTCAAATGTTTCAAAAAGGAAATACAACAACATAAGCAGTGTAAACCCACTAGTGGGATCTGGACAGGGTAGACTGTAGAGTGTAAGGAGACTTTAACCCTAActtggaggtagagaggttgtttccaatagaccatTGGCTTAATGAAAGAACATTACAAAGCATTAAAAGAAAAACGGAAGTGAAGAAGCCATATCTAACTACTATAGAAAGCatgtttcaaaaaataaataatatcacataaataaaTAGAGCGAGTAGCTCATTAAGCCACATAATCATGCATGTTTAAAAGAACAAGTTGACTATAATACATATTGATTCCATAACTTCTATAGCTATACATCAGGCCTATGGACCCGAGAAATGAACAAAAACTAATACTTTGCTAAGTTATAACTTGTTCAGCCAAGCTTTTGGGAGGTAAAAAGTGCTTAGTTTAAAAAGCGAGGTGTTTGGCCAAGCTTTTTGGGGAAAAATAAGTATTTCTGGAGGTACCAAAAACTGCTTTTCAGAAGCTAAGAAAATAGCTTTTTCCTAAAAGTGCTTTTTtcctagaaaaaaatataattaaagcaCTTCTAAAAAGTTTGGTCAAACACTAATCGTTCCTCAAAAGTGCTTTATGAAACACAAACTGCTTCTAACCAAAAGCACTTTTCGAAATAAGCAGATTTCAGAAGTTTGGCCAGACAAGCTACTATTAGTTTCCATTAGCTTGATCAGTCATTTGATCTCTTGAAAACTAAAGCAATCGGGAATTTCAAAACAGGAACTGAGCTTGACCTCAGCTTGTAGAAGGTCAACCACAAGACGAAGGAATGAATCTAACCGAACTttcaaaagaagacaaaaattgCAGCACGAACACAAACACAAAACAATTCAGTTTGCATAAAATCACAAGAAATGGAATCATTACAAGGAAGAGTCGTGACTTACGGGTTCATCTGAGAGGACATTAGAATCAAAATGGAATTTAGCAACAATGAGAGTGTTACGAATACCGCTATTTCCTTCTCCACCGCCTCCGGCAAGGACAACATAACTTTCCGATGACGATGATTTCTTGACGCCGTcgtcctcatcatcatcatcagtggCTGGCGGCGGTTCGACTGCAGATCTGAGGGCGCTCGGTGGGACCCAACCGGCACCGTAAATAGGGACACCATAGTTCTTCGAATTTCCGGAATCAGCCATCTTTGGTCACCGTGATCCAGAAATTGAGATGTGTATTTTGTTCCTGTTGTGTTTTCTTCAGTCAAATGCTACTGTATATCTGTGTAACTAGTATCTGAACCCGCGCAATGCACGGTTAGTATTTAAACGATTTAATTATAggaatttataatattattttcttaatcagATTAAAATAATTGCTTAAATTATTCCTACAATTTCAATCTTCTTTACACAATATATTCAATGAAAAAAGAAGTTCAAGAATTTAAAAGTAACCATATGATTATTGAATAgcttttgatgaaataaaaatatcatctcCAATTCGTTTGTGAAACAAATAATGTAACTTTAATTTTCTATTGTCACTACTTTCTTTTTTAACTAATCAACTTCTGTTACctattgaaacaaaaataaacaattaatttgatttaatactcaataaatataaaaagtaagaaGATCCTACTGTGAATTCAAAAATGGTGATCATTTTAATTTTACTTCAATCTATGCCAATACGCAAAGCTccatttagggtgtgtttggtatgatggaaaatattttccatggaaaatgttttcctagaaaatgttttcatgGAAAACAAGTTAATTTTCGAcatattttctcatgtttggttggtgaatggaaaacattttccgaaaaatattttatggtgtttagttaatattttctagtgtttggtaggtgaatgaaaataatattttctagaaaatactactaacta comes from Capsicum annuum cultivar UCD-10X-F1 chromosome 2, UCD10Xv1.1, whole genome shotgun sequence and encodes:
- the LOC107859188 gene encoding SEC12-like protein 2, whose amino-acid sequence is MADSGNSKNYGVPIYGAGWVPPSALRSAVEPPPATDDDDEDDGVKKSSSSESYVVLAGGGGEGNSGIRNTLIVAKFHFDSNVLSDEPVARLGTGGDLPYRMAVHPGGDGLLCSLPKSCRWFDWDVQRAENRALGLKSSERVLEPLEDVGQQLALAFNNEGSLLAVGGEDGKLRVYKWPSMENILDQADAHASVKDLDFSPDGKFLASVGSGPCRIWDVSKSTSVASLMKENDEIFGYCRFSPSYDENQVLYITTMRDQGGSISKWNTTTWKRIKSKRVVRDPICAFNLSPNGKLLAIGTIEGDVLIVSSNNLQVQNVVKKAHLGLVTTLKFSEDSRALLSASMDSRVRVTVIKEEKKSGLNLWIVILVLLIAIAVFYAASNGILPLELNSLPK